Proteins encoded by one window of Sphaerodactylus townsendi isolate TG3544 linkage group LG04, MPM_Stown_v2.3, whole genome shotgun sequence:
- the RSF1 gene encoding remodeling and spacing factor 1 isoform X3, whose translation MRKIGKSVTADRWEKYLIKMCQEFNSTWAWEIEKKGYLDMSIECKLGILKYLCECQFDDNLKFKNIINEEDADAMRLQPIGRDKDGLTYWYQLDQEHNVRVYVEEQDDQDGSSWKCIVRSRNDLAETLELLKAQIDPALLKKQQQDSSSRESPNIEDEEAKKEEETSGQAESNAIKEKEEIKEELPKESEPPAASEGENTIKLEKAEEREIIKLPVIVKLEKSCENNGGAQITKDESDSFKENVKPIKAEVKENKLEPKDSKDVNSNSEKPAHEPERLGFCVGVKAPQDAADRTAEESEKLKNDQQAKIPLKKREIKLTDDYDSPLKGPLRKCITPTKDVLKEEGKPEEETFKRVPTITDGKFLVNGEVSCEKILPNNKLDRSPDTKEDPPCLPKEKNSVSGEKVLETASTKVRTGDGARSVLHTGKETDKRIPDVSQKVPSKEETSPPAKEGLLDTKTSGVIAEAPSSADGSLKKSKEPVKAEELLEKSTKSSSPKVGLTDEDLKSKDPPKEKPDLTKADATPPPAPAVSSEKAAAEKEDCDSQSALPDTKTVHKEPDCKPQKASEAPKSDSSQSSAEVHSESKKEPVKSKCKYKLLSEEGSRLTENREITSERQKDGIKLTIRISSKKKTDPPLSKTQEAEKEEVVSIGRILRRSPRISKPTPKIVQTREQKPEKKPVEEEEEKPAPVQKQDKKEGSKKPEKEVNSKAGKILLCDSCDSGYHTACLRPPLMIIPDGEWFCPPCQHKLLCEKLEEQLQDLDVVLKKKERAERRKERLVYVGISIENIIPPQEPEIPESVEEKKKDPKKSKVKLHERRSTRQRKCISYR comes from the exons ATGAGAAAGATCGGGAAGTCCGTCACAGCCGACCGATGGGAAAAATACTTGATCAAG ATGTGTCAGGAATTCAACAGCACCTGGGCGTGGGAGATAGAGAAGAAGGGATACCTTGACATGAGCATCGAATGCAAGCTGGGGATTTTAAAG TACCTTTGTGAGTGTCAGTTCGACGACAATCTAAAGTTCAAGAACATCATCAACGAGGAAGATGCGGACGCCATGCGCCTCCAGCCGATCGGCAGAGACAAGGACGGCTTGACGTACTGGTACCAGTTGGACCAAGAGCATAACGTCAGGGTGTATGTGGAAGAACAGGACGATCAAGACGGGTCTTCGTGGAAGTGCATTGTGAG AAGCCGGAACGATCTGGCCGAAACGCTTGAACTACTGAAAGCACAAATCGATCCGGCGctactgaagaagcagcagcaggacagCTCCTCGCGAGAGAGCCCGAACATCGAAGACGAAGAGgccaaaaaggaggaagaaacgtCAGGTCAAG CAGAGAGCAACGcaataaaagaaaaggaagagataaAAGAAGAGCTGCCAAAGGAATCGGAGCCTCCCGCGGCTTCCGAAGGGGAGAACACGATAAAATTAGAGAAGGCGGAGGAGAGAGAAATCATAAAGCTGCCAGTTATAGTGAAGCTTGAGAAATCCTGCGAGAACAACGGGGGAGCGCAGATCACCAAAGACGAGAGCGACTCTTTTAAAGAGAACGTGAAGCCCATCAAGGCGGAGGTAAAGGAAAACAAGCTTGAGCCAAAAGACTCGAAAGACGTGAATAGCAACTCGGAGAAGCCCGCTCACGAGCCGGAGAGGCTCGGGTTCTGCGTCGGCGTCAAAGCCCCCCAGGACGCCGCGGACAGGACCGCGGAAGAAAGCGAGAAGCTGAAGAACGACCAGCAGGCCAAGATCCCGCTGAAAAAACGGGAGATCAAGCTGACCGACGACTACGACAGTCCGCTGAAAGGGCCTTTGCGGAAATGCATCACCCCGACCAAGGACGTtttgaaggaggaagggaagccgGAGGAGGAGACTTTTAAGAGGGTTCCCACGATCACGGACGGGAAGTTCCTCGTGAACGGGGAGGTCAGCTGTGAGAAAATCTTGCCAAATAACAAGCTGGACCGTTCCCCTGACACTAAGGAGGACCCCCCATGTTTGCCAAAGGAGAAAAACAGCGTAAGTGGGGAGAAAGTCCTAGAAACTGCTAGCACGAAAGTAAGAACGGGCGACGGGGCGAGAAGCGTTTTGCATACGGGCAAGGAGACTGACAAGCGGATACCCGACGTTTCCCAAAAAGTGCCTTCGAAGGAGGAAACCAGTCCTCCGGCGAAGGAAGGTTTGCTCGACACCAAGACGTCAGGGGTGATCGCAGAAGCACCTTCGAGCGCTGACGGATCTCTCAAGAAAAGTAAAGAACCCGTTAAAGCAGAGGAACTCCTTGAAAAATCCACGAAATCATCTTCCCCAAAGGTTGGCCTGACGGATGAGGATTTAAAAAGCAAAGATCCGCCCAaggagaagccggatttaacaaaggcAGATGCGACTCCGCCGCCCGCTCCAGCTGTCTCCTCGGAGAAAGCTGCTGCTGAAAAAGAGGACTGTGATTCTCAAAGTGCGCTCCCTGATACAAAAACGGTACATAAAGAGCCGGACTGTAAACCCCAGAAGGCGTCCGAGGCGCCCAAATCAGACAGCTCCCAAAGCTCGGCCGAAGTACATTCGGAGAGTAAAAAGGAACCCGTGAAAAGCAAATGTAAATATAAGCTACTCTCAGAAGAAGGAAGCCGTCTGACCGAAAACAGGGAAATCACCTCCGAGAGGCAGAAAGACGGGATCAAGCTCACCATCCGGATTTCCAGCAAGAAGAAAACCGATCCTCCTCTGTCCAAGACCCAGGAGGCCGAAAAGGAGGAGGTGGTCAGCATCGGCCGCATCTTAAGGAGATCTCCCCGGATATCGAAGCCCACTCCCAAGATCGTGCAGACCCGAGAACAGAAGCCTGAGAAGAAGCCGgtcgaggaagaggaggagaagccgGCCCCGGTCCAGAAACAGGACAAGAAAGAGGGCTCAAAAAAGCCGGAGAAGGAGGTGAATTCCAAGGCCGGCAAG ATTCTCTTGTGCGACTCTTGCGACAGCGGCTACCACACGGCGTGTCTGCGGCCTCCTCTGATGATAATCCCCGACGGAGAATGGTTCTGCCCTCCTTGCCAACAC
- the RSF1 gene encoding remodeling and spacing factor 1 isoform X2: MRKIGKSVTADRWEKYLIKMCQEFNSTWAWEIEKKGYLDMSIECKLGILKYLCECQFDDNLKFKNIINEEDADAMRLQPIGRDKDGLTYWYQLDQEHNVRVYVEEQDDQDGSSWKCIVRSRNDLAETLELLKAQIDPALLKKQQQDSSSRESPNIEDEEAKKEEETSGQESNAIKEKEEIKEELPKESEPPAASEGENTIKLEKAEEREIIKLPVIVKLEKSCENNGGAQITKDESDSFKENVKPIKAEVKENKLEPKDSKDVNSNSEKPAHEPERLGFCVGVKAPQDAADRTAEESEKLKNDQQAKIPLKKREIKLTDDYDSPLKGPLRKCITPTKDVLKEEGKPEEETFKRVPTITDGKFLVNGEVSCEKILPNNKLDRSPDTKEDPPCLPKEKNSVSGEKVLETASTKVRTGDGARSVLHTGKETDKRIPDVSQKVPSKEETSPPAKEGLLDTKTSGVIAEAPSSADGSLKKSKEPVKAEELLEKSTKSSSPKVGLTDEDLKSKDPPKEKPDLTKADATPPPAPAVSSEKAAAEKEDCDSQSALPDTKTVHKEPDCKPQKASEAPKSDSSQSSAEVHSESKKEPVKSKCKYKLLSEEGSRLTENREITSERQKDGIKLTIRISSKKKTDPPLSKTQEAEKEEVVSIGRILRRSPRISKPTPKIVQTREQKPEKKPVEEEEEKPAPVQKQDKKEGSKKPEKEVNSKAGKAAQRSKVRWAGTRTRGRWRYSSGDESEESENEEDSEEEEREGEEEEPAPAEDDEPCKKCGLPNHPELILLCDSCDSGYHTACLRPPLMIIPDGEWFCPPCQHKLLCEKLEEQLQDLDVVLKKKERAERRKERLVYVGISIENIIPPQEPEIPESVEEKKKDPKKSKVKLHERRSTRQRKCISYR; this comes from the exons ATGAGAAAGATCGGGAAGTCCGTCACAGCCGACCGATGGGAAAAATACTTGATCAAG ATGTGTCAGGAATTCAACAGCACCTGGGCGTGGGAGATAGAGAAGAAGGGATACCTTGACATGAGCATCGAATGCAAGCTGGGGATTTTAAAG TACCTTTGTGAGTGTCAGTTCGACGACAATCTAAAGTTCAAGAACATCATCAACGAGGAAGATGCGGACGCCATGCGCCTCCAGCCGATCGGCAGAGACAAGGACGGCTTGACGTACTGGTACCAGTTGGACCAAGAGCATAACGTCAGGGTGTATGTGGAAGAACAGGACGATCAAGACGGGTCTTCGTGGAAGTGCATTGTGAG AAGCCGGAACGATCTGGCCGAAACGCTTGAACTACTGAAAGCACAAATCGATCCGGCGctactgaagaagcagcagcaggacagCTCCTCGCGAGAGAGCCCGAACATCGAAGACGAAGAGgccaaaaaggaggaagaaacgtCAGGTCAAG AGAGCAACGcaataaaagaaaaggaagagataaAAGAAGAGCTGCCAAAGGAATCGGAGCCTCCCGCGGCTTCCGAAGGGGAGAACACGATAAAATTAGAGAAGGCGGAGGAGAGAGAAATCATAAAGCTGCCAGTTATAGTGAAGCTTGAGAAATCCTGCGAGAACAACGGGGGAGCGCAGATCACCAAAGACGAGAGCGACTCTTTTAAAGAGAACGTGAAGCCCATCAAGGCGGAGGTAAAGGAAAACAAGCTTGAGCCAAAAGACTCGAAAGACGTGAATAGCAACTCGGAGAAGCCCGCTCACGAGCCGGAGAGGCTCGGGTTCTGCGTCGGCGTCAAAGCCCCCCAGGACGCCGCGGACAGGACCGCGGAAGAAAGCGAGAAGCTGAAGAACGACCAGCAGGCCAAGATCCCGCTGAAAAAACGGGAGATCAAGCTGACCGACGACTACGACAGTCCGCTGAAAGGGCCTTTGCGGAAATGCATCACCCCGACCAAGGACGTtttgaaggaggaagggaagccgGAGGAGGAGACTTTTAAGAGGGTTCCCACGATCACGGACGGGAAGTTCCTCGTGAACGGGGAGGTCAGCTGTGAGAAAATCTTGCCAAATAACAAGCTGGACCGTTCCCCTGACACTAAGGAGGACCCCCCATGTTTGCCAAAGGAGAAAAACAGCGTAAGTGGGGAGAAAGTCCTAGAAACTGCTAGCACGAAAGTAAGAACGGGCGACGGGGCGAGAAGCGTTTTGCATACGGGCAAGGAGACTGACAAGCGGATACCCGACGTTTCCCAAAAAGTGCCTTCGAAGGAGGAAACCAGTCCTCCGGCGAAGGAAGGTTTGCTCGACACCAAGACGTCAGGGGTGATCGCAGAAGCACCTTCGAGCGCTGACGGATCTCTCAAGAAAAGTAAAGAACCCGTTAAAGCAGAGGAACTCCTTGAAAAATCCACGAAATCATCTTCCCCAAAGGTTGGCCTGACGGATGAGGATTTAAAAAGCAAAGATCCGCCCAaggagaagccggatttaacaaaggcAGATGCGACTCCGCCGCCCGCTCCAGCTGTCTCCTCGGAGAAAGCTGCTGCTGAAAAAGAGGACTGTGATTCTCAAAGTGCGCTCCCTGATACAAAAACGGTACATAAAGAGCCGGACTGTAAACCCCAGAAGGCGTCCGAGGCGCCCAAATCAGACAGCTCCCAAAGCTCGGCCGAAGTACATTCGGAGAGTAAAAAGGAACCCGTGAAAAGCAAATGTAAATATAAGCTACTCTCAGAAGAAGGAAGCCGTCTGACCGAAAACAGGGAAATCACCTCCGAGAGGCAGAAAGACGGGATCAAGCTCACCATCCGGATTTCCAGCAAGAAGAAAACCGATCCTCCTCTGTCCAAGACCCAGGAGGCCGAAAAGGAGGAGGTGGTCAGCATCGGCCGCATCTTAAGGAGATCTCCCCGGATATCGAAGCCCACTCCCAAGATCGTGCAGACCCGAGAACAGAAGCCTGAGAAGAAGCCGgtcgaggaagaggaggagaagccgGCCCCGGTCCAGAAACAGGACAAGAAAGAGGGCTCAAAAAAGCCGGAGAAGGAGGTGAATTCCAAGGCCGGCAAG GCTGCGCAGCGAAGCAAAGTCCGGTGGGCTGGCACTAGAACCCGGGGCAGGTGGAGATACTCGAGCGGCGATGAGAGTGAGGAGTCGGAGAATGAGGAAGACtccgaggaggaggagagggagggggaggaggaagagccagCGCCAGCCGAGGATGATGAGCCGTGTAAGAAGTGTGGCCTCCCCAACCATCCGGAGCTG ATTCTCTTGTGCGACTCTTGCGACAGCGGCTACCACACGGCGTGTCTGCGGCCTCCTCTGATGATAATCCCCGACGGAGAATGGTTCTGCCCTCCTTGCCAACAC
- the RSF1 gene encoding remodeling and spacing factor 1 isoform X1, which yields MRKIGKSVTADRWEKYLIKMCQEFNSTWAWEIEKKGYLDMSIECKLGILKYLCECQFDDNLKFKNIINEEDADAMRLQPIGRDKDGLTYWYQLDQEHNVRVYVEEQDDQDGSSWKCIVRSRNDLAETLELLKAQIDPALLKKQQQDSSSRESPNIEDEEAKKEEETSGQAESNAIKEKEEIKEELPKESEPPAASEGENTIKLEKAEEREIIKLPVIVKLEKSCENNGGAQITKDESDSFKENVKPIKAEVKENKLEPKDSKDVNSNSEKPAHEPERLGFCVGVKAPQDAADRTAEESEKLKNDQQAKIPLKKREIKLTDDYDSPLKGPLRKCITPTKDVLKEEGKPEEETFKRVPTITDGKFLVNGEVSCEKILPNNKLDRSPDTKEDPPCLPKEKNSVSGEKVLETASTKVRTGDGARSVLHTGKETDKRIPDVSQKVPSKEETSPPAKEGLLDTKTSGVIAEAPSSADGSLKKSKEPVKAEELLEKSTKSSSPKVGLTDEDLKSKDPPKEKPDLTKADATPPPAPAVSSEKAAAEKEDCDSQSALPDTKTVHKEPDCKPQKASEAPKSDSSQSSAEVHSESKKEPVKSKCKYKLLSEEGSRLTENREITSERQKDGIKLTIRISSKKKTDPPLSKTQEAEKEEVVSIGRILRRSPRISKPTPKIVQTREQKPEKKPVEEEEEKPAPVQKQDKKEGSKKPEKEVNSKAGKAAQRSKVRWAGTRTRGRWRYSSGDESEESENEEDSEEEEREGEEEEPAPAEDDEPCKKCGLPNHPELILLCDSCDSGYHTACLRPPLMIIPDGEWFCPPCQHKLLCEKLEEQLQDLDVVLKKKERAERRKERLVYVGISIENIIPPQEPEIPESVEEKKKDPKKSKVKLHERRSTRQRKCISYR from the exons ATGAGAAAGATCGGGAAGTCCGTCACAGCCGACCGATGGGAAAAATACTTGATCAAG ATGTGTCAGGAATTCAACAGCACCTGGGCGTGGGAGATAGAGAAGAAGGGATACCTTGACATGAGCATCGAATGCAAGCTGGGGATTTTAAAG TACCTTTGTGAGTGTCAGTTCGACGACAATCTAAAGTTCAAGAACATCATCAACGAGGAAGATGCGGACGCCATGCGCCTCCAGCCGATCGGCAGAGACAAGGACGGCTTGACGTACTGGTACCAGTTGGACCAAGAGCATAACGTCAGGGTGTATGTGGAAGAACAGGACGATCAAGACGGGTCTTCGTGGAAGTGCATTGTGAG AAGCCGGAACGATCTGGCCGAAACGCTTGAACTACTGAAAGCACAAATCGATCCGGCGctactgaagaagcagcagcaggacagCTCCTCGCGAGAGAGCCCGAACATCGAAGACGAAGAGgccaaaaaggaggaagaaacgtCAGGTCAAG CAGAGAGCAACGcaataaaagaaaaggaagagataaAAGAAGAGCTGCCAAAGGAATCGGAGCCTCCCGCGGCTTCCGAAGGGGAGAACACGATAAAATTAGAGAAGGCGGAGGAGAGAGAAATCATAAAGCTGCCAGTTATAGTGAAGCTTGAGAAATCCTGCGAGAACAACGGGGGAGCGCAGATCACCAAAGACGAGAGCGACTCTTTTAAAGAGAACGTGAAGCCCATCAAGGCGGAGGTAAAGGAAAACAAGCTTGAGCCAAAAGACTCGAAAGACGTGAATAGCAACTCGGAGAAGCCCGCTCACGAGCCGGAGAGGCTCGGGTTCTGCGTCGGCGTCAAAGCCCCCCAGGACGCCGCGGACAGGACCGCGGAAGAAAGCGAGAAGCTGAAGAACGACCAGCAGGCCAAGATCCCGCTGAAAAAACGGGAGATCAAGCTGACCGACGACTACGACAGTCCGCTGAAAGGGCCTTTGCGGAAATGCATCACCCCGACCAAGGACGTtttgaaggaggaagggaagccgGAGGAGGAGACTTTTAAGAGGGTTCCCACGATCACGGACGGGAAGTTCCTCGTGAACGGGGAGGTCAGCTGTGAGAAAATCTTGCCAAATAACAAGCTGGACCGTTCCCCTGACACTAAGGAGGACCCCCCATGTTTGCCAAAGGAGAAAAACAGCGTAAGTGGGGAGAAAGTCCTAGAAACTGCTAGCACGAAAGTAAGAACGGGCGACGGGGCGAGAAGCGTTTTGCATACGGGCAAGGAGACTGACAAGCGGATACCCGACGTTTCCCAAAAAGTGCCTTCGAAGGAGGAAACCAGTCCTCCGGCGAAGGAAGGTTTGCTCGACACCAAGACGTCAGGGGTGATCGCAGAAGCACCTTCGAGCGCTGACGGATCTCTCAAGAAAAGTAAAGAACCCGTTAAAGCAGAGGAACTCCTTGAAAAATCCACGAAATCATCTTCCCCAAAGGTTGGCCTGACGGATGAGGATTTAAAAAGCAAAGATCCGCCCAaggagaagccggatttaacaaaggcAGATGCGACTCCGCCGCCCGCTCCAGCTGTCTCCTCGGAGAAAGCTGCTGCTGAAAAAGAGGACTGTGATTCTCAAAGTGCGCTCCCTGATACAAAAACGGTACATAAAGAGCCGGACTGTAAACCCCAGAAGGCGTCCGAGGCGCCCAAATCAGACAGCTCCCAAAGCTCGGCCGAAGTACATTCGGAGAGTAAAAAGGAACCCGTGAAAAGCAAATGTAAATATAAGCTACTCTCAGAAGAAGGAAGCCGTCTGACCGAAAACAGGGAAATCACCTCCGAGAGGCAGAAAGACGGGATCAAGCTCACCATCCGGATTTCCAGCAAGAAGAAAACCGATCCTCCTCTGTCCAAGACCCAGGAGGCCGAAAAGGAGGAGGTGGTCAGCATCGGCCGCATCTTAAGGAGATCTCCCCGGATATCGAAGCCCACTCCCAAGATCGTGCAGACCCGAGAACAGAAGCCTGAGAAGAAGCCGgtcgaggaagaggaggagaagccgGCCCCGGTCCAGAAACAGGACAAGAAAGAGGGCTCAAAAAAGCCGGAGAAGGAGGTGAATTCCAAGGCCGGCAAG GCTGCGCAGCGAAGCAAAGTCCGGTGGGCTGGCACTAGAACCCGGGGCAGGTGGAGATACTCGAGCGGCGATGAGAGTGAGGAGTCGGAGAATGAGGAAGACtccgaggaggaggagagggagggggaggaggaagagccagCGCCAGCCGAGGATGATGAGCCGTGTAAGAAGTGTGGCCTCCCCAACCATCCGGAGCTG ATTCTCTTGTGCGACTCTTGCGACAGCGGCTACCACACGGCGTGTCTGCGGCCTCCTCTGATGATAATCCCCGACGGAGAATGGTTCTGCCCTCCTTGCCAACAC